Proteins encoded by one window of Arachis hypogaea cultivar Tifrunner chromosome 1, arahy.Tifrunner.gnm2.J5K5, whole genome shotgun sequence:
- the LOC112797176 gene encoding agamous-like MADS-box protein AGL80 has translation MARKKVELKYIANDSKRRATQKKRKSGLIKKVDEISTLCGVDACAIIYSSDDPQPEVWPSPSGVNRVISRFKEMPELEQNKKMMSQESFLRQRIQKGQDQLKKLKNENRKKEMNNLMFQSLGGYQSLDNATMIDLNDLAWIINQNINEVNKQMSKLQGQEGTSSNNNGVATINGEQAQVDNIINGGVFPFVDAANNFQNDYCPTPFNP, from the coding sequence ATGGCTAGAAAGAAAGTAGAGCTCAAATATATAGCAAATGACTCAAAGAGGAGGGCAacacaaaagaaaaggaaaagtggtCTGATAAAAAAGGTTGATGAGATTAGCACTCTTTGTGGGGTTGATGCATGTGCTATAATCTATAGCTCTGATGATCCACAACCAGAAGTATGGCCGTCGCCATCAGGGGTGAACCGAGTGATCTCTAGATTTAAGGAGATGCCTGAATtagaacaaaacaagaaaatgatgtCTCAAGAAAGCTTCTTGAGACAAAGAATCCAAAAAGGCCAAGATCaactaaagaaattaaagaatgagaatagaaagaaagaaatgaacaATCTCATGTTTCAATCCTTAGGTGGGTACCAATCCCTTGACAATGCCACCATGATTGATCTCAATGATCTTGCATGGATCATTAATCAAAATATCAACGAGGTCAACAAGCAAATGAGCAAGCTTCAAGGGCAAGAAGGGACTAGTAGCAATAATAATGGAGTAGCAACCATCAATGGAGAGCAAGCTCAAGTGGACAATATCATCAATGGTGGTGTATTTCCATTTGTGGATGCTGCTAATAATTTCCAAAATGATTATTGCCCAACCCCATTCAATCCTTGA
- the LOC112701745 gene encoding agamous-like MADS-box protein AGL80 → MARKKVEFKYIANDSKRRATQKKRKSGMIKKVDEISTLCGVDACAIIYTPDEPRPEVWPSPLGVNRVISRFNEMPVLEQSKKMMSQESFLRQKIQKGQDQLKKLKNENRKKEMNNLMFQSLGGYQSLDNATMIDLNDLAWIIDQNIKEVNKQISKLQGQEGTSNNNNRVATINDEQAQVDNLINSGVFPFVDTANNFQNDYGPTPFNP, encoded by the coding sequence ATGGCTAGAAAGAAAGTGGAGTTCAAATACATAGCAAATGACTCAAAGAGGAGGGCAacacaaaagaaaaggaaaagtggtATGATAAAAAAGGTTGATGAGATTAGCACTCTTTGCGGAGTTGATGCTTGTGCTATAATTTATACCCCTGATGAACCACGGCCAGAGGTATGGCCATCGCCATTAGGAGTGAACCGAGTGATCTCTAGATTTAACGAAATGCCTGTATTAGAACAAAGTAAGAAAATGATGTCTCAAGAGAGCTTCTTGAGACAAAAGATCCAGAAAGGCCAAGATCAACTAAAGAAACTAAAAAATGAGAATAGAAAGAAAGAGATGAACAATCTCATGTTTCAATCCTTAGGTGGCTACCAATCCCTTGACAACGCCACCATGATTGATCTCAATGATCTTGCATGGATCATTGATCAAAATATCAAGGAGGTCAACAAGCAAATTAGCAAGCTTCAAGGGCAAGAAGGgactagtaataataataatagagtagCAACCATCAATGATGAGCAAGCTCAAGTGGACAATCTCATCAACAGTGGTGTGTTTCCATTTGTGGATACTGCTAATAATTTCCAAAATGATTATGGCCCAACTCCATTTAATCCTTGA